From Rhodothermales bacterium:
ATTCTGCGGGATCTCCGTCTTGGTGAGTTTGACGTGCTTGTCGGGGTCAACCTTCTCCGGGAAGGCCTCGACCTTCCTGAAGTGTCTCTGATTGCAATCCTCGACGCTGACAAGGAGGGATTTCTACGCAGCGAACGTTCGCTCATTCAGACTGCAGGTCGGGCGGCCAGAAACGTAAACGGTCTGATCGTCATGTATGCCGACAAGATGACGGGCTCGATGCAACGGATGATCTCGGAAACGAATAGAAGGCGAAAGATTCAGATCGCCTACAACGAGGAGCATGGGATCATCCCGAAGACCGTTCTGAAGTCGAGAGATCAGATACTTCAGGGCACGATTATCGCCGAGGAAAAGCAGATACCGGTCGGAGGTCCGTCGTCGGGTCGCGGTGACGGGGATGGGCAGGCACGGCGTGTGGCCGACCCGGTGGCGCGCTACCTGACGGACGAGCAGCGTCGGGATCTGATCGAGAACCTCAGGGAAGAGATGCTGGAGGCCAGCGACAACCTCGATTTTGAGCGTGCAGCAGAGCTTCGAGACAGTATTCAGCAGCTCGAAGAGCCCATTGGAGGCGATGAAGGCTGATAACGACGTTCGGGCGTGGAATCGGCGGATTGCTTTCAGCGACAGAAAATCGTATACTTGCAGGCTGCTAGAAGAGAAGAATCTGGAATCAGGACGATGAAAAAGGGCATACATCCCGACTACAAGATGGTCAAGGTTCGCCTTGCGGACGGCACGATCATCCAGACGCGTTCCACCATGGACGTCGATACGTACGTGTCGGAGGTCGACAAGACCAACCATCCTTTCTACACGGGTCGGCGCCAGTACGTCGACACCGCCGGTCGCGTCGAGAAGTTCAATCGCCGTTACGCGAAGAAGGAAAAGTAGAGATACCGGCCTCGAGTTTTTCAGGCGATCTGCGTCCGCGGATCGCCTGTTTTTCTTTTAACCCCGCGTGAGATTATGGGTGACCTCGATCCGGTCCGATTGATTGCCGTAAAGCGAGACGGAGGGCAACTGACGCCCGCTGAAATCCGGCAGCTGATTGACGCCTATACGGACGGCCAGGTGCCAGACTACCAGATGTCTGCATTCCTGATGGCCGTATTCCTGAGAGGGATGGACGGAGCGGAGACGTTTGCCCTGGCGGAAGCCATGCTCAAGTCCGGTACGATCGTCGACCTGAGCGATGTGCCGGGAGTCAAAGTCGACAAGCACTCAACCGGGGGCGTCGGCGACAAGTTGTCACTCATACTCGCTCCTCTGGTTGCATCTGCCGGTGTGCCGGTACCGATGATCTCGGGAAGGGGCCTCGGCCATACGGGTGGAACGCTGGATAAACTCGAGTCCATACCCGGCTTTCGTACGAGCCTCACGCTCGGCGAATACCACGAACAGCTGCGGGAGCTTGGCGTCGTGATGATCGGGCAGACCAGTGAAATTGCTCCGGCGGACAAGAAGCTCTACGCCCTGCGAGACGTCACGTCGACGGTAGAATCCGTCCCGCTCATTGCTGCGTCGATCATGAGTAAGAAGCTGGCTGAGGGTATTGACGCGCTTGTACTCGACGTAAAGGTGGGTAAGGGCGCTTTTATGCCGGACGCCCGGAAGGCTCGTCGGCTCGCGGAGACCCTCGTTGACATCGGCGAACATTTCGGCACCCGCTCTGTGGCACTTCTCACAGAAATGAGCGATCCGCTGG
This genomic window contains:
- the rpmE gene encoding 50S ribosomal protein L31, which translates into the protein MKKGIHPDYKMVKVRLADGTIIQTRSTMDVDTYVSEVDKTNHPFYTGRRQYVDTAGRVEKFNRRYAKKEK
- a CDS encoding thymidine phosphorylase, which codes for MGDLDPVRLIAVKRDGGQLTPAEIRQLIDAYTDGQVPDYQMSAFLMAVFLRGMDGAETFALAEAMLKSGTIVDLSDVPGVKVDKHSTGGVGDKLSLILAPLVASAGVPVPMISGRGLGHTGGTLDKLESIPGFRTSLTLGEYHEQLRELGVVMIGQTSEIAPADKKLYALRDVTSTVESVPLIAASIMSKKLAEGIDALVLDVKVGKGAFMPDARKARRLAETLVDIGEHFGTRSVALLTEMSDPLGYAVGNWCEMEEAIRCLQGETVPEVTELTLSLGSEMLVLGGVASDLATAREKLQSLLENGTAFDVFSRMVAAQGGDTKVVQNPELMGESAITTEVVASSSQDGFIASIDALAIGQAATRLGAGRMRVDDDVDPLAGITLCRKRGDRVQPGDCLARLHTRSSDLAEPFLISVRDAFATGDTAPAPRQVVIDRLVEGRWNSSVN